The following proteins come from a genomic window of Hoplias malabaricus isolate fHopMal1 chromosome 15, fHopMal1.hap1, whole genome shotgun sequence:
- the ripply1 gene encoding protein ripply1 — MNSACLVAAQTSFVSPSAFLSAEPQLGLQQSSMSSHASLWRPWLVTSQNVCRKTKISCPYARPTVPTNTTADGKAQSFQHPVRLFWPRSKSYDYLYSDGEVLLRNFPVQATISFYDESDSEDEEDDQDDWEEEEDTDEKDSLKTQNQFSTYN, encoded by the exons ATGAATTCTGCTTGCCTTGTCGCAGCTCAGACGTCTTTCGTCAGCCCTTCAGCATTTCTCTCGGCAGAGCCTCAGCTTGGGCTTCAACAGTCGTCCATGAGCAG TCATGCTAGCTTGTGGAGACCCTGGCTCGTCACCAGCCAAAATGTTTGCAGGAAGACCAAGATCTCATGT CCTTATGCCAGACCAACAGTGCCGActaacaccacagcagatggcAAAGCTCAGTCTTTCCAGCACCCTGTCAG ACTCTTCTGGCCAAGGTCCAAGTCATATGACTACCTCTACAGTGATGGTGAAGTACTGCTGAGAAACTTCCCAGTCCAGGCAACTATCAGCTTCTATGATGAGTCTGACAGTGAGGATGAAGAAGATGACCAGGATGACtgggaggaagaggaagacacTGATGAAAAGGACTCCCTCAAAACCCAGAACCAGTTCTCCACCTACAACTGA
- the LOC136668968 gene encoding transmembrane gamma-carboxyglutamic acid protein 3 isoform X1 yields the protein MCFSPQSRAPCIDFSSGSMAAAFLEGKDANSLLKRFPRANGFLEELRQGNIERECVEESCSFEEANEVFENKEKTMEFWKTRSVYTVRSNVESHSERADTVYMLVPLLGVALLIIIALFLIWRCQLQKATRRRPAYTQNRYLANRNGRRLPRILVHRDGPSHTDNCHDRPTVVVSSSGERGGGASTTADTSNHANQAANGRGLYVQDSSMSVASRLSGATPPPSYEEVTGHLESSSDETTATYSDPPPKYEEIVKEK from the exons atgtgtttttctCCTCAGTCCAGAGCACCCTGCATTGATTTTTCCAGTGGTAGCATGGCAGCAG CATTCCTAGAGGGTAAGGATGCTAACTCTCTCCTCAAGCGTTTTCCAAGGGCCAATGGTTTCCTGGAGGAGTTACGACAAGGCAAcattgagagagagtgtgtggaagAGAGCTGCAGTTTTGAGGAGGCCAATGAAGTTTTTGAAAACAAGGAAAAAACA ATGGAGTTTTGGAAGACACGGAGTGTCTACACGGTGAGAAGCAATGTTGAATCGCACTCGGAGCGGGCAGACACTGTGTACATGCTGGTGCCACTGCTGGGTGTGGCCCTCCTCATCATCATCGCACTCTTCCTCATCTGGCGTTGCCAGCTACAGAAGGCCACACGCCGGCGTCCAGCCTACACACAGAACCGCTACCTGGCCAACCGCAATGGCCGAAGACTTCCTAGAATCCTTGTGCACCGTGATGGCCCCTCCCACACAGACAACTGCCATGATAGGCCGACGGTGGTGGTCAGCAGTAGTGGAGAACGTGGGGGAGGAGCCTCCACCACTGCGGACACTTCCAATCACGCTAATCAGGCTGCAAATGGCCGTGGCCTCTATGTTCAGGATTCATCTATGTCTGTGGCTTCACGTTTGTCTGGGGCCACACCTCCCCCGTCCTACGAGGAAGTGACCGGCCATTTAGAGAGCAGCAGCGACGAGACTACGGCCACTTACAGTGACCCACCACCTAAATATGAAGAGATAGTTAAAGAAAAGtaa
- the LOC136668968 gene encoding transmembrane gamma-carboxyglutamic acid protein 3 isoform X2 translates to MAAAFLEGKDANSLLKRFPRANGFLEELRQGNIERECVEESCSFEEANEVFENKEKTMEFWKTRSVYTVRSNVESHSERADTVYMLVPLLGVALLIIIALFLIWRCQLQKATRRRPAYTQNRYLANRNGRRLPRILVHRDGPSHTDNCHDRPTVVVSSSGERGGGASTTADTSNHANQAANGRGLYVQDSSMSVASRLSGATPPPSYEEVTGHLESSSDETTATYSDPPPKYEEIVKEK, encoded by the exons ATGGCAGCAG CATTCCTAGAGGGTAAGGATGCTAACTCTCTCCTCAAGCGTTTTCCAAGGGCCAATGGTTTCCTGGAGGAGTTACGACAAGGCAAcattgagagagagtgtgtggaagAGAGCTGCAGTTTTGAGGAGGCCAATGAAGTTTTTGAAAACAAGGAAAAAACA ATGGAGTTTTGGAAGACACGGAGTGTCTACACGGTGAGAAGCAATGTTGAATCGCACTCGGAGCGGGCAGACACTGTGTACATGCTGGTGCCACTGCTGGGTGTGGCCCTCCTCATCATCATCGCACTCTTCCTCATCTGGCGTTGCCAGCTACAGAAGGCCACACGCCGGCGTCCAGCCTACACACAGAACCGCTACCTGGCCAACCGCAATGGCCGAAGACTTCCTAGAATCCTTGTGCACCGTGATGGCCCCTCCCACACAGACAACTGCCATGATAGGCCGACGGTGGTGGTCAGCAGTAGTGGAGAACGTGGGGGAGGAGCCTCCACCACTGCGGACACTTCCAATCACGCTAATCAGGCTGCAAATGGCCGTGGCCTCTATGTTCAGGATTCATCTATGTCTGTGGCTTCACGTTTGTCTGGGGCCACACCTCCCCCGTCCTACGAGGAAGTGACCGGCCATTTAGAGAGCAGCAGCGACGAGACTACGGCCACTTACAGTGACCCACCACCTAAATATGAAGAGATAGTTAAAGAAAAGtaa